From a single Piliocolobus tephrosceles isolate RC106 chromosome 21, ASM277652v3, whole genome shotgun sequence genomic region:
- the LOC116418560 gene encoding histo-blood group ABO system transferase 2-like, translating into MLLFLKLFLESAETHFMVGHRVNYYIFTHQPGHVLYIKLQDGWRMVILQVRSYAHWQDITMHLMEVIRNFPQQHFLREVDYLVCADVDMKFSDHVGVEILSSLFATIHPGFYRFHWDTFAYEHQPQSQAHIPDGKGDFYYTGALFGGSVLKVYRLTTACHQVMTIEQANHIEAPWDDESHLNKYLLNHKPTKVLSPEYMWDKKSMECMLDEHLLGSRTMITRKRSVVLVKNNEEMRTDEGSFQKETREGVIASQP; encoded by the coding sequence ATGCTATTATTCCTGAAGCTGTTCCTGGAGAGTGCAGAGACACACTTCATGGTGGGACATAGGGTGAACTACTACATCTTCACCCACCAACCAGGTCACGTTCTGTACATCAAGCTCCAAGATGGATGGCGGATGGTCATCCTCCAGGTCCGGAGCTATGCCCACTGGCAGGACATCACCATGCACCTCATGGAGGTGATCAGAAACTTTCCCCAGCAGCACTTCCTCAGAGAGGTGGATTATCTTGTGTGCGCAGATGTGGACATGAAGTTCAGTGACCACGTGGGTGTGGAGATCCTCTCTTCCCTGTTTGCTACCATCCATCCTGGTTTCTATAGGTTCCATTGGGACACCTTTGCCTATGAACACCAGCCTCAGTCCCAAGCTCATATTCCTGATGGTAAAGGGGACTTTTATTACACAGGGGCCTTATTTGGTGGATCTGTGCTGAAGGTTTACAGGCTCACCACGGCCTGTCACCAGGTGATGACGATCGAGCAAGCCAACCACATCGAGGCCCCGTGGGATGACGAAAGCCACTTAAACAAGTACCTGCTTAACCACAAACCCACCAAGGTCCTCTCTCCTGAGTACATGTGGGATAAAAAGTCGATGGAGTGTATGTTGGATGAACATCTGCTGGGTTCGCGCACTATGATAACGCGCAAGAGATCTGTGGTCTTGGTAAAGAACAATGAGGAAATGCGGACTGATGAGGGAAGCTTCCAGAAAGAGACCAGAGAGGGGGTGATTGCCAGTCAGCCCTAA
- the ZNF599 gene encoding zinc finger protein 599, protein MAAPALALVSFEDVVVTFTGEEWGHLDPAQRTLYQEVMLETCRLLVSLGRPVPKPELIYLLEHGQDLWTVKRGLSQSTCAGEKAKPKTTEPTVSQLAFSEESSFQELLAQRSSRDSRFGQARDEEKLIEIQEGNLRTGTNPHKEVYPGKLSYKHDDLEPDDSLGLRVLQERVTPQDALYEHDSQRRGKDPIIDARNNPYTCMECGKGFSKKWALVRHQQIHAGVKPYECNECGKACRYMADVIRHMRLHTGEKPYKCVECGKAFKRRFHLTEHQRIHTGDKPYECKECDKAFTHRSSFIQHNMTHTREKPFLCKECGKAFYYSSSFAQHMRIHTGKKLYECSECGKAFTHRSTFIQHNMTHTGEKPFLCKECGKAFCLNSSFTQHMRIHTGEKPYECGECGKAFTHRSTFIRHKRTHTGEKPFECKGCGKAFCDSSSLIQHMRIHTGEKPYECSKCGKAFTHHSVFIRHNRTHSGQKPLECKKCAKAFYYSSSFTRHMRIHTGEKPYVCRECGKAFTQPANFVRHNRIHTGEKPFECKECEKAFCDNFALTQHMRTHTGEKPFECNECGKTFSHSSSFTHHRKIHTRV, encoded by the exons ATGGCGGCGCCGGCGTTG GCATTAGTATCATTTGAAGATGTGGTTGTGACCTTCACTGGAGAGGAATGGGGGCACCTGGACCCGGCCCAGAGGACCCTGTACCAGGAGGTGATGCTGGAGACCTGCAGGCTCCTGGTCTCACTGG GGCGTCCTGTTCCCAAACCAGAGCTGATCTACCTACTGGAACATGGACAGGACCTGTGGACAGTGAAGAGAGGCCTCTCCCAAAGCACTTGTGCAG gtgaaaaagcaaaacccaaGACTACAGAGCCTACTGTTTCTCAGCTGGCCTTCTCTGAGGAATCCTCTTTCCAGGAACTTCTGGCACAGAGATCCTCAAGAGATTCCAGGTTTGGGCAAGCTAGAGATGAGGAAAAGCTAATAGAAATTCAGGAAGGGAACTTGAGGACAGGAACAAACCCGCACAAAGAGGTATACCCTGGAAAGTTGAGCTATAAACATGATGATTTGGAGCCAGATGATAGTCTGGGCTTAAGGGTTTTACAGGAACGAGTCACTCCACAAGATGCTCTCTATGAACATGACTCTCAACGACGAGGAAAAGACCCCATAATTGACGCAAGGAATAACCCTTACACATGCATGGAATGTGGGAAAGGCTTTAGCAAGAAGTGGGCCCTCGTTCGGCATCAACAGATTCATGCTGGAGTGAAGCCCTATGAGTGCAATGAGTGTGGGAAAGCCTGTCGTTATATGGCTGATGTCATTCGACATATGAGGCTTCATACTGGGGAAAAGCCATATAAGTGTGTtgagtgtgggaaagccttcaaaCGCAGGTTTCACCTCACAGAGCACCAGCGTATTCACACTGGAGATAAGCCCTATGAGTGCAAAGAATGTGACAAAGCATTCACCCACCGCTCTTCTTTTATCCAGCATAATATGACTCACACTCGAGAAAAACCCTTTTTATGCaaagaatgtgggaaagcttttTACTACAGCTCCTCATTTGCTCAACACATGAGGATTCATACTGGAAAGAAACTCTATGAGTGCAGTGAATGTGGAAAGGCCTTCACGCACCGCTCCACATTTATCCAGCACAATATGACCCACACGGGAGAAAAACCATTTTTatgtaaagaatgtggaaaagccttttGCCTCAACTCATCCTTCACTCAGCACATGAggattcacactggagagaaaccctatgagtgCGGTGAATGTGGAAAGGCCTTTACTCATCGCTCCACTTTCATCCGACATAAGAGGACCCATACCGGAGAGAAGCCCTTTGAGTGCAAAGGATGTGGGAAGGCCTTTTGTGACAGCTCTTCCTTAATTCAACACATGAGGATTCACACTGGTGAGAAGCCTTATGAGTGCAGTAAATGTGGAAAGGCCTTTACACACCACTCTGTTTTTATTCGACACAACAGGACCCACAGTGGACAAAAACCCTTAGAGTGCAAAAAATGTGCAAAAGCCTTTTACTATAGCTCTTCCTTCACTCGACACATGAggattcacactggagagaagccctatgTTTGTAGAGAATGTGGGAAGGCTTTTACCCAACCTGCAAATTTTGTTCGGCATAATAGGAtccacactggagaaaaacccttTGAATGCAAAGAATGTGAGAAAGCCTTCTGTGACAACTTTGCTTTAACTCAGCACATgagaactcacactggagagaaaccctttGAATGCAATGAATGTGGAAAGACCTTCAGCCACAGTTCATCGTTCACTCACCATCGAAAGATTCATACCAGAGTTTAA